The genomic stretch GAGGGAGCTGCACGGCAGCAACCACTGGGAGGGCCTGCTGGACCCGCTAGACGTGAACCTCCGGCGCTGCCTCATCACCTACGGCGAGATGATCATGGCCACGTACGAGGCGTTCATCGGCGAGAGCCGGTCCCCGAACGCCGGGATGTGCCGGTACCGCCGCGCCGACCTGTTCCGGCGCGTGGACGTGTCCCGCCCCGGGTGGTACGAGGCCACGCGGTACCTCTACGCCACGGCCAGCGCCGAGGTGCGCGGGAAGGTGCTCCTCCGGCCGCTCTGCCGGCAGGGCCGCGCCAGGGAGTGCAACTGGATGGGGTATGTCGCCGTGGCCACGGACCAGGGCGCCGCCGCGCTCGGGCGCAGGGACATCGTCGTGGCGTGGCGCGGCACGCAGCGCGCGCTCGAGTGGGTGGCCGACCTCAAGCTCGCGCTCGCCTCGGCGGCGGGTATCCTGGGTCCGGAGGGCGCCGGCGGCTCCGACCCGTCGGTGCACCGCGGGTACCTGTCGCTTTACACGTCGGCCGACGAAGGCTCCAACCTGAGCAAGCAGAGCGCCAGAATGCAGGTGTGTGACCTGCTCTGCCGCTTCTTTTTGAACTCTTGCAGTCCAGTTCATGTGTTGTACAGTAGTACTATTGCATCTTGTTTTTGTTGCAGTTCATATTATTTTAGAGTTTTATAAACTGTTAAGAAGAGGGTTTATAGTTTTCTAACTTATTCTTTTAGAGTGGAGTCTTTAACACTCCAAAAAGACTACAATTTCAATATTATGGTTTTCAAAACTAGTTTACTGCTTCCAAACACTTCATGGCCATTCAAAACCAaagtattttacaaaatcataatatttttctaaaactcCAAAATGCTTTGCATCAAAACAGGGCTTAAAATGCTTTCTTTCCCCAAAGACAGTGACTGCCTTCTTCCACAATCAGCAGTTGGAGACTCCTTTTGAGTCTCCACTTTAATTCTTTTAATAGACACACATGGGAAAAAGTACAAATGAGAGAATTTGAGCTATTGACATATCAAACACAGACCGAAGAGCGATGCTAAGGAGAGCACAAAAAAAATAGAGGTGGAAAATACAATAATTTGTAACTGAAATCTATCCTGATTGGATAAAAACAAAGTATCTACATGAGTACTACCTTAGAATATGGGCAAATAAGGGAGAGCGAATGAAAGCAATTTGATCAGCTATGACCCCAAATTTGTCTATGGATGTCTAATATTTGTCTCTTAgaattactccctccatacctgaATTACTTGTCGTTTTAGCCTGTTAGCCCGTTCTCTCAAAACATGACGCTGTGCACAGTTTGGACGCGAATGCCCCTGTCCGTCCGCCTTCTACCATCAAAAAAAGTGTGCTTGCGAAGATTCGAACAGTCAACCTCCAGCCTTACACCATAGAGAACTAGCCAATCAAACTATGCAACGTTGTTGTAAAAGTAACACATGTGGTTTTATTTAATAAGGGCAAAGGAGGAAAAATACCCTCTAATTAATcactccttggtaagcacaatcatgtcctaaatGTCAACTAATtcaggtatggagggagtattactAATCCGTGCAAAACAAGAGTGCTGTCCTTATGCTTGTTGAGTTCACTACAACAAAATGTATTGCCGTTTCAATTCAAGAGGAGAGGAGAAAATTGTGACATACATATTGCTATTGTCTTAACACAGTGACAACTTACAAATCACCAAGTTGGGTCGCAAAACATCTCTTGGTGATGAAGTTGGTCATAACATGATGCCCTATATATGTCCTAAATAACAACTTATCACTATGCTATGCCCAGTAGCTAAAGAGGTCTGGTGCCTTGTGTTGGTGTGGGAGCATTTTGACACGGACTTAATCCGACATCAGACCCAACCGACAGAGATAAGAATGTGGTGGGAACAAGCGGCAACCAAAGTTCCAAGAGAGCGACGACGACACTTTAACTGGGTGGTGATATACACGATGTGGAACATTTGGAAGGAAAGAAACAAAAGGATTTTCCAAGACACAGTCATAGATGCTCGACAAGTGGCCTTGAAAGCCAAGGAGAACATTAACATGCACTTTAGAGTGTTTAACAACCAGACTTAGCCCCACTGTGTAGGAGCGCCGGGTGTTTCCTGTTTTTATGTTTGCCCAGTGCGGCTAGCTGGATGTCTCGATTTTCTTGTACATATAACTTATTTCCTTTCTTAATTGAGAAGTAGAGCTCCTgctaatttttcaaaaaaaaaacttatggCATGCACTTCTACACCTTGGAAGCTATCCTCATCATGACGCATGGCATGGATTTTGCTTGCCTCATGACGGTTGCGTGAAGATAAGGTGTTGTTTAGTTTTCTCGTGAAGATGTGATTGTCGAGTGGATTGTTGTTGGTTTGGTTGCATCAGGTGTCCTAGTTGAGTAGTAAGTGTGATTCATGCTTTGTCTTTAAGTACAAGTTCAGCAATATATATAACTGATGAAAACATCAATCAAATACTACATGAGCAGTTAATTAGCGCATCAGTTGTCTAGGCAAAGCAATCCGATGACTGCAAACAGTTGATTAGATTATTAGAAATATTTGAGGAATTCTTGGCAAATTCTCGTTTCTTATATATAGCAACTTGCTTTCTTCCACCAAATCAACATCAATCATTATTCTAAGAAATATGTGGGTTCATTCTAGTCCTTAGATCACAGATCACTCAATGCTGAAATCAGAATACATGCACATTCATGATATGGGCCTAGAATTGCATGCTATGTATACAAGGAGGCGGGTATTGCTGCCAGGATATGGGCCTCATACAAGCCCTTAAAATTCAGGCAATGCAATTGCAGCTCCGGAAGATTCATATTCACAATGCATGACATACAATCTGCAACTGGAACTGAACACTGTTCTTTTAACTCTTTCCTTACGAAGTGCATTGCCTGGAATTAAAAACGAAAATAATGCCAAGATTTTGGTAGCGCCAGCGGTGAGTATTGGCCGTCCAATAATGGTCCTTCTCCAGATgtattgttgatgtagcaaaacTCTACTAGTTCTACAATGGCAACCCCAGGGGATCCCTATTCTGTATGGACACTacagaatctgaaaattttcaGACCGGCAATAGTCCCTCGATTAGTAGTACTTTGAGCCTTTGAGGTAAGTGTCGCTGTGTCAAGCAGGCGTGGCAGAGTTAAGGCTGCTAATGCAAGTTGATAACAGAGTGCCTAGAGAAGGAGGAGGGCATTGTGTGATATGGAGATATAgccaaaaaaaaagtttgatgAGAGCTGTGCTGAAGGATGGAAAACAAAAATGAGATGCTATTCACTGTTGAGGAAGGACAATGATTGTCAACCTTACGGTGCCCAAAGAAAAGGGCAAGATCGATAAGCAATGCTATAACAGCAGTACTATGATTAACGATGTTTAAGGCGATGCATGATTGAGAAAGGTGTGGCAGCGGAGTCAGGTAAAAGGATATTGAAGAAGCTCGAATGTGTGTGCATTTATATGTTATactattctttttattttttgaatAGTTGTGTGTTTTAATACTCAGTGAACATCGGTTTAGATGTACTATACAAGTAAGTCTAGAGATTATTAGATTATTATCTCCTAGCTTCCTTTTTTTTGGCATGTACTTAGCAAGTTATTAATTGTGCGAGCATGCAGGTGTTGACAGAGATCGCAAGGCTAATGGACAAATACAAGGACGAGGAGACGAGCATCACCGTGGTTGGCCACAGCCTCGGCGCGACCATGGCCACCCTGAACGCCGCCGACATCGTCGCCAATGCCTACAACAAGACCCCGGGCTACGACAGCCGCCGTGCTCCGGTGACAGCCATCGTGTTCGGCAGCCCACGCACGGGGGACCGCGACTTCCGGGACGTCTTCCACCGCCTCCCGGACCTCCGGATGCTCCGCATCCGGAACAGGCCGGACCGCATCCCGCACTACCCGCCCGTGGGCTACGCCGACGTGGGCGTCGAGCTGCTCATCGACACGCGCCGGTCGCCGTTCCTCAAGCCCCACGGCAACGAGTCGCAGTCGCACGACCTCGAGGTCcacctccacggcgtcgccgGCTGGCAGGGCGACCACGGCGGGTTCGAGCTGGTGGTGGACCGGGACGTTGCGCTGGTGAACAAGTTCGACGACTGCCTCGCCGACGAGTACCCGGTGCCCGTGGGCTGGAAGGTGCACCACAACAAGAATATGGTGAAAGGGCCCGACGGGAGGTGGGTCTTGGAGGACCATGAGCCAGACTACGAAGACGAGGATGACAACGTCGACTTGTAGAGCAACCAGAAACAAGCATGATTTGGACGTCGTCCAGTCCCGCCAGGCGAAGCCAGCCGATTGTGTTTTGTGTTGCTACTATTGATCTTATCCCGATGTTTTGAAAGGTCTTGGGAGCACTGAATGGTGAAATGAATTATATGTCTAACAATAATTAAAGATATTAAACTTAGAGCTCAAATAAAACTATCCGTAAAAAACTAATAGAGTACTAGTTCTAACATGATGTGTACCTAAGATTGTTCTAGCGTGCTCTAACTTACAGAGACGGAAAAgtaataaaatattttttgataCAATTATTTATAAAGACGGGCATCCTAATATGCCTGTGGATGCTTAAAATGACCACCtatgttttttctcgaatacTTAAAAGGTTTGTGCATCATTGTATTAAGATTGAGAAAAACAGTTTGTTACATCGACGTGCCTCTTAGGCGCACTAGGAGGGGCGAAGGTTATACAATGACTACCGTGCTAATAATAATTTATAGAGGCGGTCGTCTTAGGACATTTGTATCTAGTAGATGATTTTGAGAGGTGGGTATTTCTTGGAGGTCTCCGACCACTTACGGAGACAGTATTTctcataatttttttataatgtGTTTTTACTTACAATGTACTATCGCTGCAtttgtatattttttataatgtgTTTTTACTTACAATGTACTATCACTGCATTTGTATACTTACTTATATAGTACGATTATACACTATCTTAATTTAGAATTTTATACTTTGATATACATGTTATCTGTTCTGTGCCTTGTGTGCATGCCCCAAGTCATTGCCCTGGCTTTATTTCTCACACACTACTAACCTATAACATGTAGCTAGCATACTTCCCCACTCTACATTGACCCCACCCATCACTAACCTTAAATCAAAACTGAAGTTGATGGCGCCCTTGCTACCTTGCTACCCATCGACTTACCAATCGAGCATTTATAtatgagcctaattaatcttaACCATCATTGCTGCTAAATAGAAGAATCTACGGATGACGATTACTAATATTGCATCATACCGGCATGAGCCTATTCACTGGTGTTTAGTGGCTCTTTATGGAGCTGCACAACcagagtttttttaaaaaattctgACCGAGTTAATTCAGGCGTGCAGGAAAGTAGGTAGCTGATGGGTAGAGACTTTAATATTATCTAGAATCCAAGTGAGAAAAATAATGACGTGTTTGACAACCGATAGCACTTTTTATTTAGGTTTTTatgggtgaaaagtttttggataccgtattatttttatttgtatttagcaattattatccaaccattGACTGACTAgattcaaaaaattcgtctcataaattacaggcaaactgtacaattagttattttttatttatatttaatgcttcatgtgccgcaagatttgatgtgacaagaaatcttaaagtttttaaatttcggatataactaaacaaggccttagtgccaTTATAGATAGCTTGGATCTAAGGAAGATTGAAATTTTAGGAAGAAATATCACTTGGGCCACTCTAAAAATATACCTTATGGAAAGTTAAACAGTATGCTTGCCAGCATGGAGTGGGAGCAAATATTTCCCTTTCACTGTTGATGCATTGAAAATAGGGAAATTTAGGATCATACACCCATGCATTTAAGCACCGGTGAGAAGGTACACGTCGACAGCCAACCTGAGTTCAAATTTGGGCTTAGCTGGTTCCTCAGGAGGATTTTTTTTAGAAGGTTGCCAAGGTTTGGAAAAGTGTAGATTATAGATCTACTCCTATAAAGAAATAGCAGAATAAGATCAGAAGGCTGAGACATTTTTAGAGGATGGACAAAGAATGTGGATGGAAATTTCAAGAAAGAGTTTCGGCTAGATGGGGAACTTGATAGAAAAGCAGAATCCCAAGTCCTTAGCCAACAAGAACTAGACTTGAAGCAGTCTGAAAGAAAGAATTGCACAAATGCATCAAGAAGAAGAGATTAGATGGTTCTAAAGGGAAAAGACTAAAGAGCTGCTAAAAGGGGATAATACTACTAAGTATTTCCAAATGGTGGCAAATGGAAAGAGAAGGGAAAAAGAATCTTTTGGCTAGAACAAGAAGGGAAAGTGATCGAGGTGCAGAAAAACTTACAAATTGTCAtaacaaaaatattataaaGATTTGTTTGGATCATCGCATAGAAACGATTTCTCTCTTGATGAATCAGAAACATAATAAGGCTCGGCGGAGTTCTTCCAAGTGTTTTGGTCTCTCGTAAAAAATGACCTAATGGCCATGTTTTCAGAGTTTCATGTAAGTAATCTACCCCTCTTTAACCTTTATTTTGGTACGATCACTCTAATCCCAAAGGAACAAGAAGTCAAGCAAATCTAGCTGtacaggtcttgtttagtttgtgaagggaaaaaatttcacgacactgtagtacttttgtttgtttgtggtaattattgtccaaccatagactaattaggctcaaaagatttgtcttgtcaattccgaccaaactgtgcaattagtttttatttttatttatatttaatacttcatgcatgcgtataaagattcgatgtgatggggaaccttgaaaaattttggattttttggatgaaagtaaacaaggcctaaggtctTGGCTGATAGGCTGACTGTAGTTGATAAAGTAGTGAGAAAGTCATAGACGGCCTTTTTGCCAGGGAGGAATATTCTAGAATGATTCATGAATTGGATAAGAAGAAGGATGGGGTAATCCTAAAACTGGACTTTGAAAAGGCTTATGATAAAGTTAATTGGTCTAAATGTGCAACAAACTCTCAGGATGAAGGGCTTCTCACCGATCTGGTGTAAATGGATTGAGGAGATGGTTAGTAGAGGAAGCGTGGGGACTAAGGAGAACGAGGAAATTGGTTGTAATTTTCAGACCAGAAAAAGACTTGGACAGGGGATCCCTGCTGTCTAAGGAGGAAGAGAGAATGGTTTGAAAGAAGGCTGTAGGCATCTTAAAGACGTGGTGTTATAAATTTTCGAAGCCTATCCGTGAAAAAACCATAGAAGGATAAGAATGTAGAATCATATGGCTTTTTTGTATCGGCAC from Sorghum bicolor cultivar BTx623 chromosome 3, Sorghum_bicolor_NCBIv3, whole genome shotgun sequence encodes the following:
- the LOC8058245 gene encoding phospholipase A1-II 2, whose protein sequence is MFSGDMAAGRWRELHGSNHWEGLLDPLDVNLRRCLITYGEMIMATYEAFIGESRSPNAGMCRYRRADLFRRVDVSRPGWYEATRYLYATASAEVRGKVLLRPLCRQGRARECNWMGYVAVATDQGAAALGRRDIVVAWRGTQRALEWVADLKLALASAAGILGPEGAGGSDPSVHRGYLSLYTSADEGSNLSKQSARMQVLTEIARLMDKYKDEETSITVVGHSLGATMATLNAADIVANAYNKTPGYDSRRAPVTAIVFGSPRTGDRDFRDVFHRLPDLRMLRIRNRPDRIPHYPPVGYADVGVELLIDTRRSPFLKPHGNESQSHDLEVHLHGVAGWQGDHGGFELVVDRDVALVNKFDDCLADEYPVPVGWKVHHNKNMVKGPDGRWVLEDHEPDYEDEDDNVDL